In Vibrio japonicus, the following are encoded in one genomic region:
- a CDS encoding TonB-dependent receptor, protein MRIKQGSLKFSTVALAVAAASTVVPAHAQDLTTHEEVVVVASRLPKTISEIPGTVWYIDSDRIEQEYRGGKNLDEILAAAVPSLDVSSGGRTQSGQNLRGRSIMVMIDGVSLQSVRSISRQLDSIDPFNIERIEVLSGATSIYGAGASGGIVNIVTKKAEGDVLEFESYVGGTSGLNSSDDFDYKVAQSIAAGNERVQGRVSVAYTETQGYFDTDGDIVTPDISQGSTQYNETTDLMGSLQIKLSEGQNLNLLAQYYDSQQDSPYGLYFEKDGGGNYQFVDVRDGYSADRQQGTERYMVSAQYSNDDFLSHHLIAEVSYRKEDHTFTPYTSGGRSTLVLSSSTQDTDLLSIKTALNKSFGEFNLTYGVDGFLDRFDSDNAIYNQVTTENTGGLINNIDRIEGRYPGVDTDAFAGFIQAEYALTEDWIIQGGYRHQYLNTEISDFKKNSSSDFVPGGETDYSENLFNIGTIYHLTSSSQVWANFSQGFDLANPAKYYGKDASVNVNDTTLEGIKTDSYEIGYRSDWEKVSLQTAAYYSYSDGAIEYEDDQTIKGVSDSKRFYGLEGELSYWATDNLLLGTSGHYVVSDVKGDSGWEDYEAMQASTSKASAWVGWYEYDYNVKLQSLTTFDYTDADDRKLNGYTVVDFVGNYQLPIGSLGFGIKNLLNEDYLTTWSQRALYWYGDSPIFEYKGRGRTYSLNYQVKF, encoded by the coding sequence ATGAGAATTAAACAAGGCAGTTTAAAATTTTCTACTGTTGCTCTGGCTGTTGCTGCAGCAAGTACAGTCGTTCCAGCCCATGCGCAAGATTTGACGACTCACGAAGAAGTGGTCGTCGTAGCAAGTCGCCTGCCAAAAACGATCAGCGAGATTCCCGGAACTGTGTGGTATATCGACTCTGATCGAATCGAACAGGAGTACCGAGGAGGAAAGAATCTCGATGAGATCTTAGCCGCGGCCGTTCCTTCACTCGACGTCAGTAGTGGTGGACGCACGCAGTCGGGTCAGAACTTGCGTGGTCGCAGTATCATGGTGATGATCGACGGCGTATCTCTACAGTCGGTTCGCTCAATAAGTCGTCAGCTTGATTCGATTGACCCGTTTAACATCGAACGTATTGAAGTATTGTCAGGCGCAACCTCAATTTACGGTGCCGGGGCAAGTGGCGGGATCGTCAACATTGTCACGAAAAAGGCAGAAGGTGACGTTCTCGAATTTGAATCTTATGTTGGAGGCACGTCTGGCCTGAATTCAAGTGATGATTTCGACTACAAAGTAGCGCAATCTATTGCCGCAGGTAATGAGCGAGTTCAAGGGCGAGTATCGGTCGCGTACACCGAAACACAAGGCTACTTTGATACTGATGGCGATATCGTTACCCCAGATATTTCACAGGGTTCGACACAGTATAATGAAACTACCGATTTGATGGGTTCCCTACAAATTAAATTATCTGAAGGACAAAATCTTAACCTGCTAGCTCAGTACTACGACAGTCAGCAAGATTCCCCGTACGGTCTGTATTTTGAAAAAGACGGTGGCGGGAACTACCAATTTGTAGATGTACGCGATGGCTACTCAGCTGACCGTCAGCAAGGCACAGAGCGCTATATGGTCAGTGCTCAGTACAGCAATGATGACTTCCTGAGCCACCACCTCATTGCAGAAGTCTCTTATCGTAAAGAGGATCATACTTTCACACCTTATACGTCAGGCGGGCGTTCAACACTGGTCCTTAGCTCATCCACTCAAGACACAGACCTCCTGTCGATAAAGACCGCGCTAAATAAATCATTTGGTGAATTCAACCTAACTTACGGTGTTGATGGTTTTCTTGATCGCTTCGATAGCGACAATGCGATTTATAATCAGGTAACAACGGAAAACACAGGTGGCTTAATCAACAACATTGATCGTATTGAAGGGCGCTACCCAGGGGTCGACACCGATGCATTTGCTGGTTTCATTCAAGCAGAATACGCATTAACGGAAGATTGGATCATTCAAGGTGGATACCGTCACCAATATCTGAACACTGAAATTTCAGACTTTAAGAAAAACAGCAGCTCAGATTTTGTTCCAGGTGGCGAAACTGACTATTCTGAGAATCTGTTTAACATCGGTACTATCTACCACCTAACCTCATCGTCACAGGTTTGGGCAAACTTCTCTCAAGGCTTCGACCTAGCAAACCCTGCGAAATATTACGGGAAAGACGCTTCTGTCAATGTGAATGACACCACGCTTGAAGGTATTAAGACGGATAGCTATGAGATCGGTTACCGCAGCGACTGGGAAAAGGTTTCCCTGCAAACAGCGGCTTACTATTCCTACTCTGATGGCGCGATTGAATACGAAGATGATCAAACCATTAAGGGTGTGTCTGACTCAAAACGTTTTTACGGTTTAGAAGGTGAATTAAGCTATTGGGCAACGGACAACTTACTATTGGGTACATCTGGCCACTATGTGGTTTCCGACGTAAAAGGAGACTCAGGTTGGGAAGACTACGAAGCAATGCAAGCCAGTACTTCCAAAGCAAGCGCTTGGGTTGGTTGGTATGAGTACGATTACAACGTAAAGCTGCAAAGCCTAACCACATTCGACTATACCGATGCTGACGATCGTAAGCTCAATGGATACACCGTCGTTGATTTTGTCGGTAATTATCAGTTGCCAATCGGTAGCCTTGGCTTTGGTATTAAGAACCTTCTGAACGAAGACTACCTGACCACATGGAGTCAGCGTGCGCTATACTGGTACGGCGATTCTCCAATCTTCGAATACAAAGGTCGTGGCAGAACCTACTCCCTAAACTATCAAGTTAAGTTCTAA
- the speG gene encoding spermidine N1-acetyltransferase, producing the protein MNKGLTIRALERSDLRFIHDLNNNRNIMTYWFEEPYESYDELEELYQKHIHDDAERRFVVENENKELIGLVELIEINYIHRSAEFQIIIAPDHQGKGYSKEVVHRALDYSFSILNLHKIYLLVALDNEKAIHLYKKCGFIEEGHLVAEYFINGRYRDVKRMYILQHQYSQQNSINKNER; encoded by the coding sequence ATGAATAAAGGTCTGACTATTCGAGCATTAGAGCGCTCAGATCTACGTTTTATCCATGACCTCAACAACAATCGCAATATTATGACTTACTGGTTTGAAGAACCGTATGAGTCATACGATGAGTTGGAAGAGCTATACCAAAAGCACATCCATGATGACGCAGAGCGTCGTTTCGTGGTGGAAAATGAAAACAAAGAGCTGATTGGTCTGGTCGAACTTATCGAGATTAACTACATCCACCGCAGTGCTGAGTTTCAGATCATCATTGCGCCAGATCACCAAGGTAAAGGCTACTCAAAAGAAGTCGTGCATCGTGCGCTGGACTACTCGTTCTCTATCCTGAACCTACATAAAATCTATTTGCTGGTTGCACTTGATAACGAAAAGGCCATTCACCTCTACAAGAAGTGTGGCTTTATCGAAGAAGGGCATTTGGTCGCGGAATACTTCATTAATGGCCGCTACCGAGACGTAAAACGCATGTACATTTTGCAGCATCAGTACTCGCAGCAAAACAGTATCAATAAAAACGAACGCTAA
- a CDS encoding Hsp20/alpha crystallin family protein: MSLVPRDNWTDFSRFFDHAFPTLRSRFETDSFSPRVDIVEKDESFEIRADLPGVKKEDIALKCQQGVLSIEASMESSKETEKEGKVIHSERYSGKMSRSFDLGASIKVNEISAEFKDGVLTVIVPKSEAPPSEQHQIPVR, encoded by the coding sequence ATGAGCTTGGTACCCAGAGATAATTGGACTGATTTCAGCCGCTTCTTTGATCACGCTTTTCCTACCCTACGCTCGAGATTTGAAACGGACAGTTTTTCTCCCCGTGTTGATATTGTCGAGAAAGATGAGAGCTTCGAAATCCGAGCAGATTTGCCGGGAGTGAAAAAAGAAGACATTGCGTTGAAATGCCAGCAAGGCGTGTTGTCAATCGAAGCCAGTATGGAGAGCAGTAAAGAAACTGAAAAAGAAGGGAAAGTGATTCATAGCGAGCGTTACAGTGGGAAAATGTCTCGTAGTTTTGACTTAGGTGCGAGTATAAAAGTCAACGAGATCAGTGCCGAGTTCAAAGATGGCGTGCTAACCGTCATTGTGCCTAAGAGTGAGGCACCGCCTTCAGAACAACACCAAATCCCAGTGAGATAA